Proteins from a single region of Nitrososphaerota archaeon:
- a CDS encoding NADH-quinone oxidoreductase subunit L, translating to MTAVPVPSYFVWLIFILPYVGTLAAPLTGKGKVRDIAAVFFPFLSAIFALYLLIPVLQGDTISLFNSIIPTSVPWIPELGINFGVLSDPFTVIIANLVAWISLLVMVYSVDYMKGDSGLTRYWFFMSFFIGSMQLIVLSDNLLGLFIGWEGVGLCSYALIGYYYHDEKENWVGTPGSKALGEEQAYPPSHAGMKAFFMTRVGDLAMLAGILILFVFSGTFSYHALATSTGWAASLAAAGLLVPVALLIFGGAIGKSAQFPLQEWLPDAMAGPAPVSALIHAATMVNAGVVLVARIGPIFYFAMAANPALIQPFFMVVAWIGAFTAFLAATQAMVGFELKKLLAYSTVSQIGYMMLALGLAGLSTNFAEGLSAGLFQLMSHAVFKAALFLMAGVLIHLTGTKYINEMGGLKDKLKTTFAVFLIAAAALSGIPPLSGFWSKDAILATAWGSGQYGLFLVGAATAGLTAFYAFRMFGLVFYGLRGKPGHEAPGHELKEPSPLSWVPYSALGVGTVIIGILGFFNLGGFLQASSITYIYSLFTGALFGGLSPVSQFNFVSSLITLGFVVIGLFVSTQLYVRRKIAPSSIVKDSGLAHDVHTFLENRWYINAVYYKVFVNAPLRASYWAFDNFEIGVLERVNNGARALALWFSAGGNWFDRNVVEAAADGFARVGQVLSRTFRRLQTGILEQYALVLAVGLIILLLLFLLLSGVYIAI from the coding sequence ATGACCGCCGTACCCGTCCCGTCGTACTTCGTTTGGCTCATCTTCATCCTCCCATACGTGGGGACGTTGGCCGCCCCTCTGACCGGGAAGGGGAAAGTCAGGGACATCGCGGCGGTGTTTTTCCCGTTCCTGTCCGCGATATTCGCTCTCTATCTGCTCATCCCCGTGCTGCAAGGTGACACCATCTCGCTGTTCAACTCGATAATCCCTACGTCCGTTCCATGGATACCTGAACTGGGGATCAACTTCGGGGTCCTCTCTGACCCATTCACCGTCATCATAGCGAACCTGGTCGCATGGATCAGCCTCCTCGTGATGGTCTACAGCGTGGACTACATGAAGGGAGACAGCGGCCTCACCAGGTATTGGTTCTTCATGAGCTTCTTCATCGGCAGCATGCAGCTCATAGTGCTGTCGGACAACCTGCTCGGGCTCTTCATCGGGTGGGAGGGGGTCGGCCTGTGCAGCTACGCCCTCATCGGGTACTATTATCACGACGAGAAAGAGAACTGGGTAGGGACCCCGGGATCGAAGGCCCTCGGGGAGGAGCAGGCCTATCCTCCGTCACATGCGGGGATGAAGGCGTTCTTCATGACCAGGGTGGGAGATCTGGCGATGCTCGCCGGAATACTCATCCTGTTCGTCTTTTCGGGGACCTTCAGCTATCACGCCCTGGCCACCTCCACAGGGTGGGCGGCGTCCCTGGCGGCCGCAGGGCTCCTCGTGCCGGTCGCGCTTCTCATCTTCGGCGGCGCCATAGGGAAGTCTGCCCAGTTCCCGCTCCAGGAGTGGCTTCCGGACGCGATGGCCGGCCCGGCGCCTGTCTCGGCCCTGATACACGCCGCGACCATGGTCAACGCGGGGGTCGTCCTTGTGGCCCGGATAGGCCCGATCTTCTACTTCGCGATGGCCGCCAACCCCGCCCTGATCCAGCCATTCTTCATGGTGGTGGCGTGGATAGGGGCGTTCACAGCGTTCCTGGCTGCCACCCAGGCCATGGTGGGGTTCGAGCTCAAGAAACTCTTGGCGTACTCCACGGTCTCCCAGATAGGATACATGATGCTGGCACTAGGACTTGCCGGCCTCTCCACGAACTTCGCGGAGGGGCTGTCGGCCGGCCTCTTCCAGCTCATGAGTCACGCCGTTTTCAAGGCCGCGCTCTTCCTGATGGCCGGAGTCCTCATACACCTGACGGGGACGAAGTACATCAACGAGATGGGCGGGCTCAAGGATAAGCTGAAGACGACATTCGCCGTCTTCCTGATTGCGGCTGCGGCGCTGTCGGGCATCCCTCCGCTCAGCGGGTTCTGGTCCAAGGACGCCATCCTCGCCACGGCATGGGGGTCGGGGCAGTACGGTCTCTTCCTGGTGGGGGCGGCGACCGCCGGGCTCACCGCCTTCTACGCCTTCAGGATGTTCGGCCTGGTGTTCTATGGGCTCAGGGGGAAGCCAGGACATGAAGCGCCTGGGCACGAGCTCAAGGAGCCGTCCCCGCTGAGCTGGGTCCCCTACTCCGCCCTCGGCGTCGGTACCGTCATCATAGGCATCCTGGGGTTCTTCAACCTGGGCGGCTTCCTGCAGGCTTCCTCGATCACGTACATCTACAGCCTATTCACCGGGGCGCTGTTCGGCGGGCTGAGTCCCGTGTCCCAGTTCAACTTCGTTTCATCCCTGATCACGCTCGGCTTTGTAGTCATAGGCCTGTTCGTCTCGACTCAGCTGTACGTAAGGAGGAAGATAGCGCCGTCGAGCATAGTGAAGGACTCCGGTTTGGCGCACGACGTCCACACCTTCCTCGAGAACAGGTGGTACATCAACGCCGTCTACTACAAGGTCTTCGTAAACGCCCCGCTCAGGGCGTCATACTGGGCCTTCGACAACTTCGAGATAGGCGTGCTCGAAAGGGTCAACAACGGAGCCAGAGCCCTCGCACTCTGGTTCTCGGCCGGAGGGAACTGGTTCGACAGGAACGTGGTTGAAGCGGCCGCAGACGGCTTCGCCAGGGTCGGGCAGGTCCTCTCGCGCACCTTCCGCAGGCTCCAGACCGGGATCCTCGAACAGTACGCGCTGGTCCTCGCGGTCGGTCTCATCATCCTGCTGCTGCTTTTCCTGCTGCTCTCGGGGGTGTACATCGCGATATGA
- a CDS encoding NADH-quinone oxidoreductase subunit M: MIPILSIVLFLPIVASVPAYLLLKRSRASGMWFTLGVTVVELLLALYVFYFVYANFGGLAGSGTGQYALTEEYSWVSVASFGVNYLVGADGLSSPLVLATALLTVFAVIGSRRLIDKDEPVYYALILLFEGAIVGVFLSLNLVLFYFFWDLVMVPMFFLVGIWGGDRKTYAAMKFMIFIFTGSMILLLALMAAYMGVSPTTFDIPSLAGKIPAAIQYLPLLASFIGFGIKLPVFPLHSWLPDAYTQAPAPVAVLLAGVQSAMGGYGLIRISIGLFPEAAHQWAWAFMAVGAVTMFYGAGVAILSKNLKSMFAYTSLAGMGFVVFGSFSTMASGSIIGMQGAILEMFVHAFTAGSLFMLAGYIQKGLGTTDISLMNGLQRLIPRGGLLLVFSCVGAMALPPFGSFVAEVLVIVGGIHATPYAAVTILVPVMIGGYMLWMIKRVVLSPPPTGASGVDIQALDAGVLALYLVPLIVMMFFSVLVLGPAAPVVQHILQLVSH, encoded by the coding sequence ATGATCCCTATCCTCTCCATCGTGTTGTTCCTCCCCATAGTCGCATCGGTCCCGGCCTACCTCCTGCTAAAGAGGAGCAGAGCCTCAGGAATGTGGTTCACTCTGGGGGTGACGGTCGTCGAGCTACTGCTCGCCCTCTACGTCTTCTACTTCGTCTACGCCAACTTCGGGGGCCTTGCGGGGTCCGGGACGGGCCAGTACGCCCTGACCGAGGAGTACAGCTGGGTCAGCGTCGCCTCCTTCGGGGTCAACTACCTGGTCGGGGCCGACGGGCTCAGCTCTCCCCTGGTCTTGGCCACGGCCCTCCTGACCGTGTTCGCCGTCATCGGGTCCAGGAGGCTGATAGACAAGGACGAACCGGTCTACTATGCGCTGATACTCCTGTTCGAGGGGGCGATAGTCGGGGTCTTCCTCTCCCTCAACCTCGTGCTGTTCTACTTCTTCTGGGATCTCGTCATGGTGCCCATGTTCTTCCTCGTAGGGATCTGGGGGGGAGACAGGAAGACATACGCGGCCATGAAGTTCATGATATTCATCTTCACGGGCAGCATGATCCTGCTGCTCGCCCTGATGGCCGCCTACATGGGGGTCTCCCCCACGACCTTCGACATCCCCTCGCTCGCCGGTAAGATTCCCGCCGCCATCCAGTATCTCCCCCTCCTGGCTTCGTTCATCGGTTTCGGGATCAAGCTCCCCGTCTTCCCACTGCACAGCTGGCTCCCGGACGCCTACACCCAGGCGCCCGCGCCTGTAGCCGTCCTTCTCGCGGGGGTCCAGTCGGCCATGGGCGGATACGGGCTCATCAGGATAAGCATCGGTCTCTTTCCAGAGGCTGCCCACCAGTGGGCTTGGGCGTTCATGGCGGTCGGGGCGGTGACGATGTTCTACGGTGCCGGGGTCGCTATCCTGTCAAAGAACCTGAAGTCGATGTTCGCATACACGAGCCTAGCCGGCATGGGGTTCGTCGTGTTCGGCTCCTTCTCGACCATGGCGTCCGGGAGCATCATAGGGATGCAGGGGGCTATCCTCGAGATGTTCGTCCATGCGTTCACGGCCGGGTCCCTCTTCATGCTGGCGGGCTACATCCAGAAGGGGCTCGGGACCACAGACATCTCTCTGATGAACGGACTGCAGCGCCTGATTCCGAGGGGAGGGCTGCTCTTGGTCTTCTCGTGCGTCGGGGCCATGGCGCTTCCTCCGTTCGGGAGCTTCGTCGCCGAGGTCCTGGTGATCGTGGGCGGGATACACGCCACCCCCTACGCCGCGGTCACGATACTCGTCCCTGTGATGATTGGAGGATACATGCTCTGGATGATCAAAAGGGTGGTCCTGTCCCCGCCGCCCACCGGAGCCTCGGGGGTTGACATCCAGGCCCTGGACGCCGGTGTCCTGGCGCTCTATCTTGTCCCTCTCATCGTCATGATGTTCTTCTCGGTCCTGGTCCTCGGGCCGGCCGCCCCGGTCGTGCAACACATCCTCCAGCTGGTGAGCCACTAG
- a CDS encoding NADH-quinone oxidoreductase subunit N, giving the protein MDYILAAVVVLGAAALGTPVLQTVESRFRAGAYASMAALALAIVMVAANTVNGGTGMVPYFGNLLVSDLLGDIFALVVLSVTLAVAVASLYSSPNGPNIPSYYSLLVFSALGMVLLSYSADLLMLFVAWELMSLPTYVLAGFDKKRVQSNEAAAKYAILGALSSAIILYAISLTYGVAGTTQMSGVVARLALEPFNPLVSVAILLFVVGFGFKMSIVPFHMWVPDAYEGSPPAIATLFATATKKAGFVAAIRVVLVIATVYALAPNSVFTLANVLAVLAVITMTLGNVAALTQKSMTRLLAYSSIAQAGYILVGFAIFAYSQQTGAFAYNGLLGLTGSIFHIVNHAIMKGAAFLVAMVVLMQLKRGDLGAYNGLAKRMPIAAFTLAVSFLALAGVPPLNGFWSKLLLFVSVINTPLAWVAVAAILNSAFSLGYYFWVIKRMYLDPGESTERVKEPLWSVALFAVLVGLMIGIGLFPQQFISLASSAASSVIP; this is encoded by the coding sequence ATGGACTACATCCTCGCTGCGGTGGTGGTGCTGGGAGCGGCCGCACTGGGCACGCCGGTACTCCAGACCGTGGAAAGCCGGTTCAGAGCAGGAGCTTACGCCTCGATGGCCGCCCTGGCCCTGGCCATCGTCATGGTGGCGGCGAACACCGTCAACGGGGGGACAGGCATGGTCCCCTACTTTGGGAACCTGCTGGTGTCCGACCTCCTGGGGGACATATTCGCCCTGGTGGTGCTCTCGGTGACCCTGGCGGTGGCGGTGGCATCGCTCTACTCGTCACCGAACGGGCCGAACATCCCATCCTACTACTCTCTTCTGGTCTTCTCCGCTCTGGGGATGGTCCTCCTTTCGTACTCAGCGGACCTCCTCATGCTGTTCGTCGCATGGGAGTTGATGAGCCTTCCGACCTACGTGCTGGCGGGGTTCGACAAGAAGAGGGTCCAGTCGAACGAGGCCGCCGCGAAGTACGCCATACTCGGGGCGCTTTCGTCGGCGATCATACTCTACGCCATCAGCTTGACCTACGGGGTGGCGGGAACCACTCAGATGTCCGGAGTCGTGGCGAGGCTTGCCCTCGAGCCGTTCAATCCCCTCGTTAGCGTCGCTATCCTGCTCTTCGTCGTGGGCTTCGGGTTCAAGATGTCCATAGTCCCGTTCCACATGTGGGTCCCCGACGCCTACGAGGGTTCTCCACCAGCCATTGCCACCCTCTTCGCGACGGCTACCAAGAAAGCAGGTTTCGTGGCCGCCATCAGGGTCGTCCTGGTCATCGCCACCGTCTACGCCCTCGCCCCGAACTCCGTGTTTACCCTGGCGAATGTCCTTGCGGTCCTGGCTGTCATCACGATGACTCTTGGGAACGTCGCTGCACTCACGCAGAAGAGCATGACCCGGCTGCTGGCCTACTCCAGCATCGCCCAGGCCGGGTACATCCTGGTCGGCTTCGCCATCTTCGCCTACAGCCAGCAGACAGGTGCCTTCGCCTACAACGGCCTGCTCGGGCTGACGGGGTCGATCTTCCACATCGTCAACCATGCGATAATGAAGGGGGCCGCTTTCCTTGTGGCGATGGTCGTGCTCATGCAGCTCAAGAGAGGAGACCTCGGCGCGTACAACGGCCTGGCCAAGAGGATGCCTATCGCTGCGTTCACCCTGGCAGTCTCCTTCCTCGCGCTGGCGGGAGTCCCTCCTCTCAACGGCTTCTGGAGCAAGCTCCTGCTCTTCGTCTCGGTCATCAACACCCCCCTGGCCTGGGTGGCGGTCGCGGCGATACTGAACAGCGCCTTCAGCCTCGGATACTACTTCTGGGTCATCAAGCGCATGTATCTGGACCCGGGAGAGAGCACGGAGAGGGTCAAGGAACCTCTCTGGTCCGTGGCTCTGTTCGCGGTCCTGGTCGGCCTGATGATCGGGATAGGCCTATTCCCCCAGCAGTTCATCAGTCTCGCGTCAAGCGCGGCGTCGAGCGTCATCCCGTAG
- a CDS encoding V-type ATP synthase subunit E, producing the protein MGLEEIVAKISQDADEQAARLTSDARDEAKKATDSARAQADSIISDAKAEAEREARAERLRSVAAARLAAKRELLQAREEVLSRYEDVLRKSVDDFMESDEYLDFLAGVIKDGVSKIGEGAIVHVTPEDRSRLKGKKLPGEMSKDQVDFRGGALVISVDGKRRVDNSIDSLLRERSDAIRLRLVEKVFGDGKSTA; encoded by the coding sequence TTGGGCCTCGAAGAAATCGTAGCCAAGATCAGCCAGGACGCGGACGAGCAGGCGGCTAGACTAACGTCGGATGCCAGAGACGAGGCCAAAAAGGCAACAGATTCCGCAAGGGCCCAGGCAGACTCGATTATTTCTGACGCGAAGGCTGAGGCAGAGAGAGAGGCGCGCGCCGAAAGGCTCAGGTCCGTGGCCGCGGCGCGGCTCGCCGCGAAGAGAGAGCTGCTCCAGGCACGGGAGGAAGTCCTCAGTCGCTACGAGGACGTCCTGCGCAAGTCAGTAGACGACTTCATGGAGTCGGATGAGTACCTCGACTTCCTCGCGGGCGTCATAAAGGACGGGGTCTCGAAGATCGGAGAGGGGGCGATAGTCCACGTGACACCAGAAGACAGGAGTCGTCTGAAAGGCAAGAAGCTGCCAGGCGAGATGTCGAAGGACCAGGTCGACTTCAGAGGCGGGGCGCTCGTCATTTCAGTCGACGGCAAGCGGCGAGTAGACAACTCCATCGACTCCCTGCTCCGAGAGAGGAGCGACGCCATCAGGCTGAGGCTGGTCGAGAAGGTCTTTGGGGACGGGAAGAGCACCGCTTAG
- a CDS encoding V-type ATPase subunit produces the protein MVDAMYAYANARVKAMQSDLFSQQKFESLVSTKDFGELTHELNLTVYKDDLATLAVKYSGADLLEAAVHRHLVRISKSVLLLTPDDSKDVVSLILGRWDIRNVSLIITSKAMGYPLGQMTDVFLVSSTDFPLGPMAGVLSYYELKELAEMKDVAGVVTWASKRYGGDFEVYLEKYRTDGDIGPLLLQLELTYLRRLILSVQGRSGADARVAVALKSSIDEKNIIAVLKGKARGVGAQDIVRYLVEGGNLSVASLAELYRGANVEELVEGLRQQYDLSEALPAYRESGLVALENLLSRRIAQKSIASLRVAPPSLSSIVAYIMLKDLEIDNLVKVIRGKEYKVPDKEIRSSLVYA, from the coding sequence GTGGTTGACGCGATGTACGCCTACGCGAACGCGAGAGTGAAGGCAATGCAGTCGGACCTATTCTCCCAGCAGAAGTTCGAGTCGCTGGTCTCGACCAAGGACTTCGGGGAGCTCACTCACGAGCTGAACCTGACCGTCTACAAGGACGACCTGGCGACCCTCGCCGTAAAGTACTCTGGGGCGGACCTCCTCGAGGCAGCCGTCCACAGGCACCTCGTCAGGATTTCGAAGAGCGTTCTGCTTCTCACGCCGGACGACTCGAAGGACGTCGTGTCCCTCATCCTCGGGAGGTGGGACATACGCAACGTCAGCCTGATCATAACCTCGAAGGCGATGGGTTATCCCCTCGGACAGATGACTGACGTCTTCCTCGTCTCCAGCACCGACTTCCCGCTCGGCCCCATGGCCGGGGTCCTTTCGTACTACGAGCTCAAGGAGCTCGCCGAAATGAAGGACGTGGCCGGTGTGGTGACCTGGGCGAGCAAGAGGTACGGAGGGGACTTCGAGGTCTATCTTGAGAAATACAGGACGGACGGGGACATCGGCCCGCTCCTCCTCCAACTCGAGCTCACCTACCTCAGGCGGCTCATCCTTTCCGTCCAGGGGAGGTCCGGGGCGGACGCCAGGGTCGCGGTGGCGCTGAAGTCCTCGATCGACGAGAAGAACATCATTGCAGTGCTGAAGGGGAAGGCGCGCGGCGTGGGAGCCCAAGACATCGTACGATATCTCGTGGAGGGGGGAAATCTCTCTGTGGCGTCCCTGGCAGAGCTGTACAGGGGGGCGAACGTGGAAGAACTGGTCGAGGGGCTCAGGCAGCAGTATGACCTTTCAGAGGCGCTCCCGGCATACAGAGAGAGCGGCTTGGTCGCGCTCGAAAACCTCCTCAGCAGGAGGATAGCCCAGAAGTCGATAGCATCCCTGAGGGTCGCCCCTCCGTCCCTGTCGTCAATCGTAGCGTACATAATGCTCAAGGATCTGGAAATCGACAACCTCGTGAAGGTCATCCGGGGGAAGGAGTACAAGGTCCCTGACAAGGAGATCAGGAGCTCCCTTGTCTATGCATAG
- a CDS encoding V-type ATP synthase subunit A produces MGIIVKISGPVVEAEQMRDAKMYDVVRVGEEGLIGEVIRLSGPRVAIQVYEDTAGIKPGEKVENTGAPLSAELGPGLATSIFDGIQRPLPVIKERVGDIIKRGVSAEALDKKKKWKFVPVAKRGDRVTVGDVVGTVQETASTLHKVLVPQGVAGEIAEISDGSFTVEEPVYAVKGADGTKRLPMMQRWEVRRPRPYAQKLQPEKPLITGQRVIDAFFPIARGGSACIPGPFGSGKTVTQQSLAKWSDADVVVYVGCGERGNEMTEVLTTFPELEDPRNKRPLMERTVLIANTSNMPVAAREASIYTGITIAEYYRDMGYAVALMADSTSRWAEALREISGRLEEMPGEEGYPAYLGRRLAEFYERAGSVITLGREKKEGSVSVIGAVSPPGGDISEPVSQNTLRVTRAFWGLDASLASRRHFPSINWLTSYSLYKDVLAGWYAANVSTDFLEMQSKAMLILQQEAELQEIVQLVGPDALPERERAVLDAARMIREDFLQQSAFSEVDAFTSMKKERLMLRVILSFHDMELKAVESGIPLARVLSLEVRGRIGRMKEIPEDRAESEISSLLGDTEASFRSLAPEAQSDAAAGKGSP; encoded by the coding sequence TTGGGCATCATAGTAAAGATCTCGGGGCCGGTGGTCGAAGCGGAGCAGATGAGGGACGCCAAGATGTATGACGTCGTCAGGGTCGGCGAGGAAGGGCTCATCGGGGAAGTCATCAGACTCTCCGGACCCAGGGTGGCCATCCAGGTCTACGAAGACACGGCCGGCATCAAGCCGGGAGAAAAGGTCGAGAACACAGGCGCCCCGCTGTCGGCTGAGCTCGGGCCGGGGCTCGCGACGTCAATCTTCGACGGCATCCAGAGGCCTCTCCCGGTCATAAAGGAAAGGGTCGGGGACATCATCAAAAGAGGAGTCTCGGCCGAGGCCCTCGACAAGAAGAAGAAGTGGAAGTTCGTCCCTGTGGCGAAGCGCGGAGACAGGGTCACCGTTGGGGACGTGGTGGGGACGGTCCAGGAGACGGCCTCTACCCTCCACAAGGTGCTTGTCCCCCAGGGGGTGGCCGGGGAGATAGCGGAGATCTCCGACGGGTCGTTTACGGTCGAAGAGCCGGTCTACGCGGTCAAGGGGGCGGACGGGACGAAGCGCCTGCCCATGATGCAGAGGTGGGAGGTCAGGAGACCGAGGCCCTACGCCCAGAAGCTCCAGCCCGAGAAGCCTCTGATCACCGGACAGAGGGTCATCGACGCCTTCTTCCCCATCGCCAGAGGAGGCTCGGCCTGCATACCCGGGCCTTTCGGCAGCGGCAAGACGGTCACCCAGCAGAGCCTGGCGAAATGGTCCGACGCAGACGTAGTCGTTTATGTCGGGTGCGGGGAAAGGGGGAATGAAATGACGGAGGTCCTCACCACGTTCCCCGAACTGGAAGACCCGAGGAACAAGAGGCCCCTGATGGAGAGGACGGTGCTGATAGCGAACACCTCCAACATGCCCGTGGCTGCCAGAGAGGCGAGCATATACACGGGGATAACGATAGCCGAATACTACAGGGACATGGGGTACGCGGTGGCGCTGATGGCCGACAGCACTTCGAGGTGGGCAGAAGCACTCAGGGAGATCAGCGGGAGACTGGAGGAGATGCCCGGCGAGGAAGGATACCCCGCTTATCTCGGGAGGAGGTTGGCCGAGTTCTATGAGAGGGCCGGAAGCGTCATCACTCTCGGCAGAGAGAAGAAGGAAGGGTCCGTAAGCGTGATTGGAGCCGTTTCCCCGCCGGGCGGGGACATATCGGAGCCCGTCTCCCAGAACACCCTCAGGGTCACCCGGGCGTTCTGGGGGCTTGACGCGAGCCTCGCCTCCAGACGGCACTTCCCGTCCATCAACTGGCTGACGAGTTATTCGCTCTACAAGGACGTGCTCGCAGGCTGGTATGCAGCCAATGTCTCCACAGACTTCCTCGAGATGCAGTCGAAGGCGATGCTCATCCTCCAGCAGGAAGCCGAACTCCAGGAGATTGTGCAACTCGTGGGGCCAGACGCCCTTCCAGAAAGGGAACGGGCGGTCCTCGACGCGGCGAGGATGATCAGGGAGGACTTCCTGCAGCAGAGCGCCTTCAGCGAGGTGGACGCGTTCACTTCGATGAAGAAGGAGAGGCTGATGCTCAGGGTCATACTTTCATTCCACGACATGGAGCTGAAGGCAGTGGAGTCCGGGATCCCCCTCGCCAGGGTCCTCTCTCTTGAGGTCAGGGGGAGGATCGGGAGGATGAAAGAAATCCCCGAGGACAGGGCGGAAAGCGAGATATCCAGCCTCCTGGGGGACACGGAGGCCTCCTTCAGGTCGCTTGCACCGGAAGCGCAATCAGATGCGGCGGCAGGGAAGGGAAGTCCATGA
- a CDS encoding V-type ATP synthase subunit B, translating into MSQIEYTSVTRVAGPLLFLEGVKDAGYNDLVEITLPNGDTKNGQVLDTSAGLAVVQIFGTTTGLDLPNTRVKFKGETVKLPVSDAMLGRIFNGLGVPRDGGPRIVSSERPDISGGAINPYSRAEPSEFIQSGISSIDLMNTLVRGQKLPIFSGAGLPHNDLVAQIARQAKVLGKEESFAVVFGAMGMTSEEANFFIRDFENTGALERAVLFLNLADEPSMERIITPRMALTTAEYLAFSQDMHVLVILSDMTNYCESLREVSSAREEVPGRRGYPGYMYTDLSSIYERAGRIKGKKGSITQIPILSMPGDDITHPIADLTGYITEGQVVMSRDLHRRGVYPPIDVLPSLSRLMNQGIGKGRTREDHRGVADQLYAAYAQGKDLRSLSAIVGEAALTETDRVYLRLADKFEKEFVTQGKYEDRTIEDDLRIGWGILSALPEGDLKRVKKEFIDRYYKAPAAAKTP; encoded by the coding sequence ATGAGCCAGATAGAGTACACTTCGGTCACGAGGGTCGCCGGGCCGCTCCTCTTTCTAGAGGGGGTCAAGGACGCCGGCTACAACGACCTGGTGGAGATCACGCTCCCTAACGGCGACACGAAGAACGGCCAGGTCCTTGACACGAGCGCCGGACTGGCAGTCGTCCAGATTTTCGGGACAACCACAGGGCTGGACCTTCCGAACACCAGGGTGAAGTTCAAGGGCGAGACGGTCAAGCTCCCTGTCTCCGATGCGATGCTGGGGAGGATCTTCAACGGGCTGGGAGTCCCCAGGGACGGCGGTCCGCGGATTGTCTCCAGCGAACGACCAGACATCTCAGGGGGAGCGATCAACCCTTACTCCAGGGCCGAGCCGTCGGAGTTCATCCAGTCCGGGATATCCTCCATCGACCTCATGAACACGCTTGTGAGAGGACAAAAGCTCCCGATCTTCTCTGGGGCAGGGCTGCCGCACAACGACCTAGTGGCCCAGATCGCCCGCCAGGCGAAGGTCCTCGGCAAAGAGGAGAGCTTCGCAGTGGTCTTCGGGGCCATGGGGATGACGAGCGAAGAGGCAAACTTCTTCATCCGCGACTTCGAGAACACCGGAGCCCTCGAGCGGGCCGTGCTGTTCCTCAACCTGGCGGACGAGCCTTCCATGGAGCGCATCATCACCCCCAGGATGGCCCTCACGACCGCCGAGTATCTCGCCTTCTCTCAGGACATGCACGTCCTGGTGATACTCAGTGACATGACCAACTACTGCGAATCGCTCCGCGAGGTCTCTTCAGCCAGGGAAGAGGTGCCGGGACGAAGGGGGTATCCTGGGTACATGTACACGGACCTCTCATCCATCTACGAGAGGGCGGGGAGGATCAAGGGGAAGAAGGGGTCGATCACCCAGATCCCGATACTCTCCATGCCTGGGGACGACATCACCCACCCGATTGCAGACCTCACAGGGTACATCACTGAAGGGCAGGTGGTCATGAGCCGCGACCTGCACCGCAGAGGGGTGTACCCGCCCATCGACGTCCTCCCGTCACTGTCAAGGCTGATGAACCAGGGGATTGGGAAGGGGAGGACCCGCGAAGACCACAGAGGAGTCGCGGACCAGCTCTATGCCGCCTACGCCCAGGGGAAGGACCTCAGGAGCCTCAGCGCCATAGTCGGAGAGGCCGCCCTCACAGAGACCGACAGGGTCTATCTGAGGCTGGCTGACAAGTTCGAAAAGGAGTTCGTCACTCAGGGGAAGTATGAGGACAGGACCATCGAGGACGACCTCAGGATAGGCTGGGGGATTCTCAGCGCTCTCCCTGAGGGGGACCTGAAGAGGGTCAAGAAGGAGTTCATCGACAGGTACTACAAGGCGCCCGCTGCCGCCAAGACGCCCTGA